The proteins below come from a single Chryseobacterium bernardetii genomic window:
- a CDS encoding YebC/PmpR family DNA-binding transcriptional regulator: MGRAFEYRKASKMARWDKMAKTFSKIGKDIALAVKAGGADPESNPALRRCIQNAKGANMPKDNVERAIKKASGADAENYEEITYEGYGQGGVAFFVECTTNNTTRTVANVRAIFNKFDGNLGKNGELAFIFDRKGIFTIDLAQVKMEWDDFEMEMIDGGAEDVEKDEEEVMITTAFEDFGSLSHKLDELGIEAKSAELQRIPNNTKEVNEEQFKANMKMLERFEDDDDVQNVYHNMEITEELMNSL, encoded by the coding sequence ATGGGAAGAGCATTTGAATATAGAAAAGCTTCTAAAATGGCCAGATGGGATAAAATGGCCAAAACTTTCTCTAAAATAGGTAAGGATATTGCATTAGCAGTAAAAGCAGGTGGAGCAGATCCTGAATCTAACCCGGCACTGAGAAGATGTATCCAAAACGCTAAGGGGGCAAACATGCCTAAGGATAATGTTGAAAGAGCCATTAAAAAAGCCAGTGGCGCAGATGCAGAAAACTACGAAGAAATTACTTATGAAGGATATGGACAGGGAGGTGTTGCTTTCTTTGTAGAATGTACTACAAACAATACTACAAGAACTGTAGCTAACGTAAGAGCTATTTTCAACAAGTTTGACGGAAACCTGGGTAAAAATGGTGAGCTTGCATTTATCTTCGATAGAAAAGGAATCTTTACAATTGATCTGGCTCAAGTAAAAATGGAGTGGGATGACTTCGAAATGGAAATGATTGATGGCGGAGCCGAAGATGTGGAAAAAGATGAAGAAGAAGTAATGATTACAACTGCTTTTGAGGATTTCGGATCTTTATCTCATAAATTGGATGAACTTGGTATTGAAGCAAAGAGTGCAGAATTACAAAGAATTCCAAACAATACAAAAGAGGTAAATGAAGAGCAGTTTAAAGCAAATATGAAAATGCTTGAGCGTTTTGAGGATGACGATGATGTACAAAACGTTTATCACAATATGGAAATCACTGAAGAGTTGATGAATTCTTTATAA